In one Dreissena polymorpha isolate Duluth1 chromosome 7, UMN_Dpol_1.0, whole genome shotgun sequence genomic region, the following are encoded:
- the LOC127839830 gene encoding alpha-2A adrenergic receptor-like has protein sequence MSLGGNRSDAYLLKEVNSKITSSMTPVIVYLSVLMLFGLIGNILVCYYYGWKTGRSSHAVFICTVAVFDLISCGVSIPIEIVDITFFYTFRNGGLCKFLRFINYIVTTGSAFTLLVVSVDRFRRVCRPFKKQLNLKKSKVMCGISVVVAVVYSWPALVFYTSVHVNLTASNGKNITGYDCTTTKDSGYNTYLWIFNGVYLVTFLASTTILCVMYSFVGRSILGHKRKSQLYSRPISEVRGLNYTNSDTSQTKKGNQRTHGRSEESVPSENSNIDQDNNPGNVIKNVEINKDVNDEQSGDSNTRRKKSIEIKSKKYTMIMIVITAIFIISFLPHLVLIILDEFLTFHKTTASQVAFQFGVRSYFLNSAINPLVYGFFNPKFRLFYSSKLCRCFQYQTPAGGISTSSGAT, from the coding sequence ATGTCACTCGGAGGAAACAGAAGCGATGCATACTTGCTCAAGGAGGTTAACTCGAAAATTACGTCATCGATGACGCCAGTGATCGTGTATCTCAGCGTTTTGATGCTCTTTGGTCTCATTGGCAACATTCTCGTCTGCTATTACTACGGATGGAAGACAGGACGCTCCAGTCACGCGGTGTTTATTTGCACCGTTGCCGTGTTCGACTTGATAAGTTGTGGCGTTTCTATTCCGATCGAGATCGTAGACATAACTTTTTTCTACACTTTCAGAAACGGTGGATTGTGTAAATTTCTACGTTTTATCAACTACATTGTTACAACAGGAAGCGCATTTACACTTCTGGTGGTCTCCGTTGATCGTTTTAGGCGTGTATGTCGACCTTTTAAGAAACAGCTCAACCTTAAAAAGTCAAAGGTCATGTGTGGTATCTCAGTCGTAGTAGCTGTTGTTTACTCATGGCCGGCTTTAGTTTTTTACACCTCTGTGCACGTGAATCTGACAGCGTCCAATGGTAAGAACATAACTGGGTACGACTGTACAACGACTAAGGACAGCGGCTATAACACGTATCTCTGGATTTTCAATGGAGTGTATTTAGTTACCTTTCTCGCTAGCACGACCATCCTGTGTGTTATGTATTCATTCGTGGGAAGGTCTATTTTAGGACATAAGAGGAAGAGTCAGCTCTATTCTAGACCTATTTCTGAAGTGCGCGGTTTAAATTACACCAACAGTGACACATCGCAGACAAAGAAGGGTAACCAAAGAACACACGGACGTTCAGAGGAATCGGTCCCCTCAGAAAACAGTAACATTGATCAGGATAATAATCCTGGCAATGTGATTAAAAATGTCGAAATTAACAAGGATGTAAACGACGAACAATCAGGGGACAGCAACACACGACGGAAaaaatcaatagagataaaatcAAAGAAGTACACTATGATCATGATAGTTataacagcaatattcataatCAGCTTTTTGCCACATTTGGTATTAATTATTCTAGATGAATTCTTGACGTTTCACAAAACCACCGCAAGTCAGGTCGCCTTTCAGTTTGGGGTGAGGTCGTACTTTCTCAATTCCGCGATAAACCCACTGGTCTATGGATTCTTCAACCCGAAATTCAGACTTTTCTACAGCTCCAAACTGTGTCGATGTTTTCAATACCAGACGCCTGCTGGAGGTATATCGACAAGTTCGGGGGCGACATAA
- the LOC127838659 gene encoding neuropeptide FF receptor 2-like — protein sequence MTTEANISDSDLLEKLNSEVASLMTPVVVYLSVLMFFGLLGNILVCYYYGQQTRRSSHAVFICTVALFDLVSCAVSMPIEIVDMRFYYTFTNGHLCKFLRFVNHVAAIGSAFTLLAISVDRFRRICRPLKKQLDLLKCKLLCALSFLLGLIYSWPALVFYKSVEVDLNAQNGRIVKGYDCTTTDESNYRAYIWGFNFVYLITFIFGTGTLVVMYSLVGRSIYQHKRKLIQTRPMSRIRRSKHVHADLDSTKIDEESSGIDIDEQGRASCARKANAMQLRAKCIDAEQKKAVDINGDHHKKDKLNNKSIKYTMIMLVVASIFVISFLPYLILVIVDEFNDLRDSLRGSSLVGYEIGVRSYFLNSAINPMVYGFLNPKFRQFYSSKLARLTIYSFTSEALSSSTAITNA from the coding sequence ATGACTACAGAAGCAAACATCAGCGATTCCGATTTGCTTGAAAAATTAAATTCAGAAGTTGCGTCATTGATGACGCCAGTCGTCGTTTACCTAAGTGTATTGATGTTCTTCGGTCTCTTAGGAAATATTCTCGTCTGCTATTACTATGGACAGCAGACAAGGCGCTCAAGCCATGCCGTTTTTATTTGCACTGTTGCGTTATTCGACTTAGTGAGCTGTGCTGTGTCGATGCCGATTGAAATTGTAGATATGAGGTTTTACTATACATTCACTAACGGACATCTTTGCAAGTTCCTGCGTTTTGTTAATCACGTAGCCGCAATAGGAAGTGCATTTACACTTCTTGCGATATCTGTTGACCGATTTAGAAGAATATGTCGGCCATTGAAGAAGCAGCTTGACTTACTGAAATGCAAGTTACTCTGTGCACTTTCGTTTTTGCTTGGTTTGATATATTCTTGGCCGGCGTTAGTCTTTTATAAATCGGTCGAAGTTGATTTAAACGCGCAAAATGGTCGAATTGTGAAAGGGTATGATTGTACGACGACAGATGAAAGTAATTATAGAGCCTATATCTGGGGTTTCAATTTCGTCTATCTTATAACGTTCATATTTGGTACTGGAACCCTTGTTGTGATGTATTCGCTCGTCGGCAGGTCCATATATCAACATAAAAGAAAACTAATACAGACACGACCAATGTCGCGGATACGGCGATCCAAACACGTGCACGCGGATTTAGATTCAACTAAAATTGATGAAGAAAGCAGCGGAATTGATATCGATGAGCAGGGTCGTGCATCGTGTGCTAGAAAGGCAAATGCTATGCAACTGCGCGCAAAATGTATTGACGCAGAGCAAAAGAAGGCAGTGGATATAAATGGTGATCATCATAAGAAAGACAAACTTAACAACAAATCTATAAAGTACACCATGATCATGCTAGTGGTTGCATCGATTTTTGTTATCAGCTTTTTACCATATCTTATTTTAGTCATAGTTGACGAGTTTAACGACTTAAGAGATTCTTTACGGGGAAGTTCTCTAGTTGGATATGAGATCGGTGTGCGCTCTTACTTTCTTAATTCTGCCATAAACCCAATGGTTTACGGATTTCTGAATCCAAAATTTAGACAGTTTTATAGCTCTAAACTAGCTCGATTAACCATATATTCATTCACT